Within the Syntrophales bacterium genome, the region GTCGGGCTCGCAGAGGACCAGGACGCACCGGAAGGCGGCACCCCTCTCCTTTTCCGGGATGTCTTGCATTTCCCGGAGCAGCTTTTCGATGTTCCTGCCATCGTCGGCGCCTTCGCCGGCATAGCGGGCCGAGTGAACCCCCGGGGCGCCGCCCAAGGCGTCCACGGTCAGGCCGGAATCGTCGGCCATTGCGGCACATCCGGTGTATCGGGCGATGGCGAGGGCCTTTTTCAGGGCGTTCTCCAGGAAGGTGTCTCCGTCTTCCTCCACCTCCGGGGCATCGGGGAAGTCGTCCAGGGATCGCAGCACAATCGGCAGGTCTTCCAGGAGTGCCCGGATTTCCCGGATCTTCCCCCGGTTGCGGGAAGCGAAGACAACGGTCTTCAACGGACAT harbors:
- a CDS encoding XTP/dITP diphosphatase; protein product: MKTVVFASRNRGKIREIRALLEDLPIVLRSLDDFPDAPEVEEDGDTFLENALKKALAIARYTGCAAMADDSGLTVDALGGAPGVHSARYAGEGADDGRNIEKLLREMQDIPEKERGAAFRCVLVLCEPDGSCESFEGAWEGRIAEKPDGDGGFGYDPVFYLPGLGKTVARLSLEEKNRLSHRARAMERLREALEGRFQKP